The following are encoded together in the Thalassomonas haliotis genome:
- the bfr gene encoding bacterioferritin, whose amino-acid sequence MKGNDKVLASLNGLLHNELAAIDQYFTHSRMYDDWGLKRLYHQLDHEMQEEITHADALIKRILFLEGTPNLKDRRDLLIGNDVPSMLKNDLVLEMEVVAALKASIELCEQESDFQSREMLEKLLEDTEEDHVYWLEKQLGLIDKIGLQNYIQSQMSGDSE is encoded by the coding sequence ATGAAAGGTAATGATAAAGTACTTGCCAGCCTTAATGGCTTATTGCACAACGAACTGGCCGCTATCGACCAGTATTTCACCCACTCAAGAATGTACGATGATTGGGGATTAAAAAGGTTATACCATCAGTTAGACCATGAAATGCAGGAAGAAATTACCCATGCGGATGCCTTAATCAAACGGATTTTATTTTTAGAAGGCACGCCTAACTTAAAAGATCGCCGGGATCTGCTTATCGGCAATGATGTCCCCAGTATGTTGAAAAATGATCTGGTGCTGGAAATGGAAGTGGTGGCGGCATTAAAAGCCAGTATCGAATTGTGCGAGCAGGAAAGTGACTTTCAAAGCCGGGAAATGTTGGAGAAGCTGCTTGAAGATACCGAAGAAGACCATGTTTACTGGCTGGAGAAACAGCTGGGGTTAATCGATAAAATCGGATTGCAGAATTATATTCAGTCCCAAATGTCAGGCGATAGTGAATAA
- the bfr gene encoding bacterioferritin — MKGDSKAIALLNKALGIKLVAINQYFLHARMYKNWGVDELNEADYDQSILKMKHADKLIERILFLEGLPNLQDLGRLFIGENTPEMLKSNLELEHNCREILQELIRECELLKDYISRDLGEDILEDVEEQIDWIESQEYLIAHAGLENYIQSKMGDD; from the coding sequence ATGAAAGGTGACAGCAAGGCGATAGCCTTATTGAATAAAGCGTTAGGTATCAAACTGGTGGCGATCAACCAATACTTTCTTCATGCCCGCATGTATAAAAACTGGGGCGTAGATGAATTAAATGAGGCGGATTACGATCAATCGATCTTAAAAATGAAACATGCCGATAAACTTATCGAGCGGATTTTATTTTTAGAAGGTTTACCTAATTTACAGGATCTGGGGCGGTTATTTATCGGTGAAAATACCCCGGAAATGTTAAAGAGCAACCTGGAGCTGGAGCATAACTGCCGGGAAATTCTCCAGGAATTGATCCGCGAATGTGAACTGCTTAAGGATTATATCAGCCGGGATTTAGGGGAAGATATTCTTGAAGATGTTGAAGAGCAAATTGACTGGATCGAAAGTCAAGAGTACCTGATTGCCCATGCCGGCCTGGAAAATTATATACAGTCAAAAATGGGAGATGATTAA
- a CDS encoding (2Fe-2S)-binding protein, whose protein sequence is MYVCICHGVTDSKIAESIDDGAHTLKDLTAELKVGSQCGKCCQCTKKILNSKLMQIAEAQADVA, encoded by the coding sequence ATGTACGTATGTATCTGTCACGGTGTAACCGACAGTAAAATTGCAGAATCCATAGACGATGGCGCGCATACCCTGAAAGATCTGACTGCTGAGCTTAAAGTCGGCTCACAGTGTGGAAAATGCTGCCAGTGTACGAAAAAAATCCTCAATAGCAAACTGATGCAAATAGCAGAAGCGCAGGCAGACGTCGCCTGA